GAAATTGTAGGAAAGAGATAACACGCCGGTTGAACATGCTATGAACATGGAAATGAGGCGAGTATATTAAATTCGAAGAAGTTGGAACTGAATTCGAATGTGCCACGCgcgtttatacatatatctgaCGATGATGAGAATAAAAGCGAGTAAAAAGGAACTTTCGTGTTGTTGAGAAATTCCCATTCTTTACCTTGAGTTAATTAAGCTCTAAATATTGATGAAGCCCTCAGAACATCACAAAAACACAGAAAAGCACTGtcaactaattaataaaagattgacataaaatctaattatttcTCGCCACGTGTTGTTTTAGTATATCGATccactttataattaaaagctttataattatgagtaactataaaacatatactggcaaaatttaaattagctattaattaaaattctaaaaatcaTACGAAATGTATTTTCTATGAAGAAGACATGTAAAATAGTTACCAAGTTATATATTGTGTTTCTacaaagcaattatttttaaaatatacaaaattgatttttataaataatgttcgaAACTTGATAGCGGTGTGCAAAACGAAAACatgaaaatgtatttaatgatctaaaaaatatttcattgttcATAACTAGTTTGTATTtacttttgtttatttatctgtTGAACAAAACTCGATGTTACGCAAGCGTATCAAACAATTCGGACTTTTTCGgctttttgttgcaaaaatgaATTTTCCACCTAGAATTAAACAGACTCGAAAACACGACGAGACGGTCAAGAAAAAACAACGAGAAAACGGACGCGAAGACAAAGGGAGACAGAGAAAAGCGTCGCCCACGACAGTGTTGTCTTCCCCTTTCCTTCTGTTGACTTCCTACCCGCCGACAATTTCATCGGCACGCTCGAGTTGCCCAGCGGACAGAGCGTTGCGTCCCTATAAAAGCGAGGGTAGACCATGGCGGTACCAGTGTGCTCACTGCCGACCAACATGAACAGCACCGACAAGCTGAAAGTGAGTAGCTCCAGTAAGATAGCCACTCGAATCACCGCTTGTAGAAACACGAGCCGCATTCGACCAAGTCGCACGACGTGCCGCAAACGCAACTTCTCATTTCCGAGCGACGACTCATTTCCTACTAGATATGTAATGAATAGCCTTGAGGCCAAATTTtgatttgtgaatttttattatacttcaCATAAAAGTGCTCAACGTTCCTGGAATGTTCGTTGTTCTTGAAATTCAAGACCGTAgatattacatttacaaaaCTTTCAGCAAATTTACATAGAATAATTATATccatttaaaatgttttaatttaaattctgttttaaattttctctgtaaaattttaatttattataaattttaaaagcactgctataaaaaaatatttctacttttcaaaaatataattaatgttctttgtgtgaaaatttttCTGCTAAactaatattgtaatttaagttaatattaatattatatattatatatattatacaaaagacccgcattattttgttttacaaacTGCAGCAGCAAATTCGAATAAATCATCATAATAGGCTTGATGTAACACGACGATACGGAACCTCTCAAGTCTCGCAAGCGTTAGCATTAATCCCGCAATAACTTAGCGGCGAAGCAACTTACAACGAAAcctctatatataatttatgcgcATTATCTCACGCTCCGCAAAATCTTAAGATCGCGCTTATTGTACAATCCGTAAATTTCTACACGTATATCTGTTTCCTTGTTTCCGGCAGGTGTTACTCCTGTGCGGCCTAGTGTTATCGGTCGTAGCTGAGGAGAAGAAACCCGAGTCGAGCGCACGGCCTAAAGATGAGAAGTCGAAGCGCGGACTGGAGTTGAGCCTGGGTGATCACGGCGGTTTCGGGGGCGGTTTCGGCGACGGCCACGGCTTCGGCGGTGGATTCGGGGGCGGCGAGATAATCTCTACCGATCACATCAAGGCGGTGACAGTCACGAAGCACGTGCCCGTGCCACACCCGTATCCGGTGGAAGTCACGAAGCATGTGCCTTACACAGTGAAGGTGCCGGTCAAAGTGCCCGTCGACCGCCCGTACCCGGTCCACGTGCCGCAGCCTTACCCAGTGGAGGTCACGAAGCACGTACCCTACACAGTAGAGAAGCCGGTGCCCTATCCGGTCAAGGTTCCCATAAAGGTGCCCATCAAAGTGCCCTACCCGGTCAAAGTACCGGTCAAGGTCCCGGTCGAGGTAGCGAAACCGGTGCCTTATCCCGTCAAGGTGCCCGTAGTTGTCAAGGAGCCCTATCCCGTAATCGTTAAGGGTCACGACGAGGGCGGCTACGGCGGCGGCGGATTCGGCGGCGGCGGATTCGGCGGCGGACACGACTTCGGACACGGATTCGAACTCGGTGATATCGGCGGATACGGGCATCATTGAAACAGAGTTGCCGCAAGAAGGAGCGAGACGATCGCTTGTCGTCTTCCCCCTTCTGTCTGGCGGTAAACGGCTCGCGAGACGAGCAGCTCCGTTCGAGGCACCGATCGTCGAAAGATCGAAGGACGACCGGCGAAGCCGCCACGTCGTTCCAATAGGAGGCAACGCGATGCATCAATATTGTATTCATTGTGATCCTATCCTCGAATTGTACTATATGCATTGTAAATGTAAACAcgaataaagtattttttttatatgtaatgaAATGCTTATGAAACGTTTGAATGACGTGGGCTGGAGAGGGCTGGAAGGCCTGGCGGCGACAAAAAGACGTATTAGCTCGACACGTTACGCGATTATGAGGAATTGCGAGAAGACTTTCACTCGCCGATATTACGGCGCGTTGCGCCAGGAGAGGTACACCTGTTTCACCGTATATGTGCCACTAGAAAAACGAGCGCCACTCGTAGGGATCGTTAAAGTAAACGGCATCGCGTTAAGACGACCGGCGTGAAGGAGCGGAAAGGGAAAGCCGTAAAGACATAAATGTCAGAGTGCGCGAAAAACGCGGTAAATACCCGCGAATATCCTCTCACCTCTCTCTTTGGACGCGCTCGCGCGCACATGTGGGAGATTAATCTCGCGGTACTTTCGACACACGCATCACGCGCCACCATGCGCGACGTATGCGCGTCTTGCGTCACAAGGATTCGGCGACCGTATAGTTAAGCTGTCAATTGCATCGTCTGATTTTTTCCCCTCCATCGAGCATTCGGCAATCGTTTCGTAGACGCGGTGGAAAATGTGCAAAAAGTCGGAAGGGGCTGTGTTGCCAAATAgcagaataattttgaaacgtaTTTACGCCATTCGGCCAATTATTAGAGTTTATAAACAGAAAGGTGTATCGAATAGTTGCTTTACATGCGAGTTTGTGacctaattatatttaatatattccgaGCTACATAGTTTCGAAGATTTTATCatgtaatttctttataaattgttacgGAAATGcttaaataaacgtttttgATACACGCAATAAGCGTCATCGGAAAGCAATTGTCGCAAAATATTAAGCCTCTTATTTGATTgcattcaatattatattttatcgataaatcaTAAATGTTTCTGTTACATTAAATTAGCCAAGGAATTTcgcataaattaaatacaaatagtGGTGAAATTAACCGCGCTATGCATTTCCGCAAAAGcttcatacatttttcaacttAATGGTCTGATTACTAAACAAATTGGATTATTCTACATAAGACGTAATCGTCCATATCGAGACGGTGGCATCGTAAGAAATATGAGGACTTCCTCGCATTCTTTTTCCCATGGAAGTTTCGCATACGAATAACGTCGTCGCTCTGCCCGCTTTCATTTCCAGGTTTGTAACCGATCAAACTTTCCCGTACTACATGAACACGGTACACAGCAGCGTCCATCCTACGGCTGGAATATGATAATGGAACTATGGTAATAGAACACAAACCTAATTGCCTCCCACGGTTATAGACCCTGTACCCTCGACAACACAAGTTCCTCCGACCGCATACATCTTAGATACCATTATGCGCAAGCCACTCTGCGGCGACTACGATTCGCCCCGACGATAGGATGTCTCGTTAATACGTGGTTACCGCGTAAACCGAACCGGTCTCCGTAACCGGGAGACACACGAGCCACACGAGAGACATTCACCGTCGGCGACGTCGACGTCGGCGGCTCGTTCTCTCCTCCTTTCCTCCGGCGCTTTACTTTCGTCGTCCTTTCGATCGCGTATGATCGGACAGCCGCGTCGTTTCGCCACACCCTCGACTCATTTCCGCGTGCTGAGTCTGCTTCCGGCGCGCATGCTAAGCTAGAAATTGAAAGTCGTCGGTGATCTTAAAATCCATGAAAGCCGGCTCTAGAGACGAGGGAGACCGTCACGCTCGTTCGTTACGTGTGGGATCGGGAAGTGCATCGTCCGCGCGCGCCCGATGCAGTTCGGCAAAAGCGTGGCAAGTGCCTTTGATTAGGTGCCGTAACGAATAACTTTCGTTATAGGTGAACTTTATCAGCGTCGTTAAAACCGCGAGAATCGATTGGTCATGCAACGTGTTCGATATCGCATGTGATCGATTAGAGGAATGTGAAAATGAGTAAGCATCGTTCTATGCCGGCCGTCGAGTTAAAATCTTGACTAAATTGATCTCCTCGCCGATGTATAAAAATACCATTCACGTTGATCGAGACACGCGGTCGTACGATGAGCAAATGCCGGCGTTATTCAATGCGCTGCGTGCCAGATAATCATAGTTAATGGTTTAGGAAGTTCGCGTGTaaaaggggagagagagatttcTTCGATCGGTCACGAGACGCGCGGTACAAGAATAATCTGAGATGCGCATATTACGTTTATAAACATCAAGGATAGTCGATGCgagttatataataaatgaatgtaAATACGTAATAGCTACGCTGTTAACTGTGATGCAATCCTCTTCAACAGATTATTCAAGAGAGGTGTGCGATTGCTCCTATTCCTGAAAGTTATAAAGGCTACAAGAGTAATCGTAAAAGCACAACGCGGGGGGATAAGCGTGCCAATCAAGCCATTGCATTATCTTCCtttaaattcaagaaaaatgaaaaactgcTTCAAAGCAGCTCTCACGTTGATTCGTTTAACATAATTGATCATCTTTTAACCGCAACGCTTCTTTCGACTGCAATGCAACAAGGACTTTGACATCGACGTTATTAATTCCGAATTGTGGAAAATGACGTTACGTCAAGCGatttttatcgcgataaaCGCGGTACAATGAACCTTTGTGTTATCCGCATAGAATTGCGCTTTCTGCCATAATTTTACTCGCGCGCGTGCCTGAACCATTTTTTACGGACATTTGTTGCATCGCGAACGTGCCGTTAATAAGAATCCAGGCGGCGATCTTATCGCGTCCAATTAGAGAAATCTTGAGGGCAGAGTAGCGACGCGGCTGGGTAAGGCAGAAAACGATGGTCGTTACACTTTTGCAGCtatcatattttcttatttcttcacaaaaaaaatgtgaacGTGCTGTGTATGATCGTAATTTGGCAATACAAGCAATTggcaatttttttcctttttttaaatccctaattttcaagatataatttattaggCGTTagcaaaaagataatattttaacatgagTTTAACAAATACTCAATGTCTCCATAATGCCTCCTTAGCTTTTCATAGGATTGCAAAATGCATGACGCTGTTCGACACATTCTGTTAGCGCAAAAGAAGCACGAGAATCCTTTCCATCGCGTCACGTACATCGATGGTTGCGCTTGTTTACACGGAGAAATGATCACCGACATAACGTTAATATTGATACTGTCAACAGCGTCGTCCAAAGTTTGCGTTTTCTAGCATGTCTGCGGAAAGCAAGGGAAGTAGAGTAAAAGCTTATGacatcaaaattgaaaaaaaaaagaaataaaatttgagtGATTAATCAAAAAGCGGGAAAAGTGAATATGTCGATTGTAGCTTGTCTTttgtgataattaaataaaaaaaactgttctgataataattgatttaataaaaagcacGCGGTattattgatgaaaaaattatttattttatcttatataattttcttttatcttttgttaATCACATGTtccacaaaataaaaacagtgaAAAATAATGCTATCATGATTGATACTACATACGATTCATCACACATTGATATTACATAcgtcattataaaaatttaaatacatgtgTGTTTTTTTGTCACAGTTATTGCCACAGGTGATCTTTTATCTGAACGTATTCATCTTACAGCAAATATTGTATCTTGACGTAAGTGAGATACAAATACGTAAAATGTCGATGAAAATGATATGtaatgtgtatttttatcgaatttttgcgttaattattaatttatttttaacaataatttattgataaagtgatttacttattaatgaaaaatatggtaagattttattgtgtaaattttaatattattttacataaagcactttttgcgatattaatataatagctgcatataaaaataaacaagctCTCAGTCTATTATTACacacaataaaaagtaattgatCATGGCTAAATTGCACATTAATTCTTGTACGTGCGAAATGGTAATAAATCCGAGATTAGCCGAGCGGCTGAGTAAATTGCCGTACTATCGATTCGATATACGGAGGTAATAACCCTAAAGAATGAAAAGATTGGACTATAATAAATTGGTATAATTGGACAGTTCTAATTGGCTCGCATTTCATGgtaatctatatttttacatagttCTATTAAAGTTTCAGCAGTTAAATCTGCCGAACTTAGCTTTAGTCACTTTTGAAATCTATTACATGTAACAATTTgtcaaagataaataaatttaccacactatgtttattaaaaaaacacgaATCAAAAGATTAAAACAAAAGATTAAACATCCTATATATTGTCTTCTGTCTAAGAGAGatcaaataagattttaattagtATTTATCAGACAGCGTGTTATCGTGACAGCATGTTAATTCATTCAATTCATCAGTGACTTTTGTATAGTGAAGATGTTCTGCAATCAGCTGTGTATTTCTTTTGGAactgattatataaaaatctcttaaagaatttaaattttatgtgtactttataattcatatattaaaaacacatatcgcagattaaaaatcaatatgtttgcaatatattattttgacaaaagtcatcagaattattttgaaagttatcagtttatattttttaattaaaaaatttctccaaATGTGCATTTTTACTATCAGTTAATTATCATCAAGCAAACCACCGGATTTAACATTAACCACAAGTGATAGCTTTATACTTAACTTAGCTATTTAATCTTAGACAGTAAAAAATGCTCGCAATGTCTGGAAGTGCTATCTGGTTCGCGTGGCTTTTTCTAATTATGCTGcttacaataatatatcgGTCTACGGGAGAGTCGTCACAGCTGATAGGTAAGTAATATCGCGGCACAAGTAGACCGGAATAATTCAACGAAGCTGTTACCTCAATACCTCTTGTGTAATATCGGAAGGTAAATTCGCGGAATTCTTATAAAGTGCGTCCAAGAAACGCGGTTAAATTCATCGTTAAGCTAACCGTCTCTATTGTCCGCCGAAGTTATAAAAACTTTCGTTGGAAGTAAAACGTCCAGCAAGCTATATATTATCGTGATAGAAGCctcaaatctattttattgtcGCTTGAGAAACCGTTGATAACGAAAATACTGATCTTtctttactataaaaattatttcaaatcttTTACTCTTGGCTCACTCATTATAGCAAACGTGTAAACgtcataatttttacatttacaatcatttacaaaatacaattttataatgattatagAAGCAAACAAGAGATAAACGattgttgataaaaatattaaaaattattgcttttgtCACATAATCAAGACCGAAATCCACAATGTTGTATTAAAGCCACAAATATTGCACGGGCGCATTATTTAAAacgcaataatttttctctttttcgccACGCCGGTCTCTCATCGTTTTATTTATGCAACCGCGGCAAAGCTTTGAAAGTTCTACTGAAAATCTCAAGGCTTTTCGTAGTCCTGTGCATATACTATGTCATAATATTATCGCTGTACAGCACACTGTTCGCAGTGCAGTAACTGCGATTACGCATTATAGTCGGTTGTGCGCACTTCCTCGATCGCGGATAGAATCGCTTATGCATCACTACCGGTGCGGCGTAAAAGTGCATCGACTTTCGCGCGGTCTACTTCTGCCTCACGTGAGCGCGATTTTCCCGCGAGGCTTTTTGTTTCTCGTCTCCAGGATATAAACGCGAAGGAAATTGCGCCGTCACGACTCGGTTTCCCGTAACGTTTGCCACTTTGCCATGTAATGTTGCACTCGGGAGGGAGAATAGTGTGGTTTAAAATTACATCGCGATGTGCACGATGATATGCAGATTAATACGTTTCTGCAACCTTTCGTGTTGCGAAACAACACGTAAGAACGCTCGTCTGAAAGGTTCAATTGAAAGATGTCACTGACCTTATGCACACCTGACCGATGCATTCGAGTGAGAAAAACGGAAGCGTGCATCGAATTCCTCCCAAAGATAAAGACCTAGGAAGGGAAAGCAGAGGTTGTGATCATGTTATCGAATCTCAGTATGTGAAACGGCACATTATCTCACTAATCGGATAATACAATGTTCGGTTGATGCGACACACAAATCATGGCATATATTATCTGTAGTTATCTCGATTCCTATCCCGCCGTTCACgtaatcatataaaatcttgCTAGCGCGCACGTTGCATTATGCAATATGTTCTTTCGTAAACGCTTCTCCGTACTATAGAAAAACAGAGCATCGTAAAGATCAATTGCGATAATACGGCAAGTGAATCGCTTGTTAAGCAACGAAACAGTtcacaaaacattttaatttaagatgtAATAATCATATGTACAAATCCCATTGTGTGCGCAAATTGAAGAAAGCGATTGCATCTGCTCAAGAATACGAAGTTTTACTGCAAGGCATAGTTCGAAAATCAGATTTGCAATATCGCGATAACAAGTGCAATAACGTAAGAATTATGTTCCTCTTCGGTATTTCTCAACAAGATGAATATTAGGTGATAATTGTTTCTAAATTATCTCATTACACACAttgggaaaataaaattgcatacaaAATGACGtcaatatatttgtacaatCGCTCAAAGTTTATTTCTACGTTGATCAATATAGGATTTCAACACTAATAgtcgcaaaaattaatattacgacATTAATGTTTGTATCTTAGTATGCAGTCAGCCGAATAATTTCACGGTCCAAATAACGGAAAATAAGCATGTTGTCTACGACATCGAATTATTAATCAGATACAATCCATACGTCGGAATTTTCTCTTACCCCGAAACGGAGCTGGTGAATGTCGTTTTCAACGAATCCATTATAGAATTCAAaggtaattattaattcactgaaaattaataaaattaaactaatgCTAAGTaactgaattaaaattatacaagcataaattgaaaaaaatttgagaaatttgaGTCCCTTtctcgattattattattaaacgaattgtttttatatgataaaattagtgCCATGATTATTGCCATTAACGAATAGCTTTTCTTTATCTTGTTACGatacaaattgaaatttttaagaaataaattctgtcACATCAAATTACGAGTAAATTCCTAACATAATACTCATCAGTTACAATTAAATCAGTTAATATCTACTTTTAGCtttcaatttgttattttttactattacttTATTACATCTTTCAGGATATATATTACCTGAATATGCGGTGACCCGATCAGATCTCTCACTTGAAAGACTTTCTTGGAATGCCAGTGGTATCATTTTAGGAATCGGCACACTCGAAGTAAGTTTAACGTTCCGTAATTGCTAAAGTGATGACCAGAAGAAAATCGAGCGCGCTTATTCGCTTTGTAAGATAATTATAGTTCCTtcatttgataattattatcattggcTTTCTGTCATTGCAGAAACTAAGCAGCGAGAATTATGCAGTTCGAAAATGTCGCTTATTTTTGCCGACAAATATCAAAAGCaggtataatataaaaatctttaagatatggatataaaatataaagatatttttgcagtaagatttgtaaattattagattattaaaaaaaatgtattacgtaaaaatagtaataattaaaaaaatatgattttataattttattattattaactgataaatttgtgcacatatttgtacataaaatattcgtctaaaaaaagagaagaagaatATCAATTAAGTCCTGTAATATATCAAGTTAACCatgaaatatatgtttctttttagCGCTAATCTACCGAAGTCTGTGGAAAATGCAATCATTTATTATGCCCAATCTTGTGTCAGAGAACGTCTTTGTCAGCGAATAGGAATAATAAAGACAGAGGAACttcaaaatatcaataaatataataaatatgaatataatctACCTTATACTTTTCGTCCTGATAATTCAAGGATTGATGTAAtctctttaacttttttattcaaaaatcatACTTCACGCGTAATGATTTGAAATTTTGTGTACAGTTAAGCGTAAACGTGCCCGTGGACATcgctcttaaaaaaataatcgattacaTTAAGGACAACGGCAAAtccataattaaaattcctgACGTAAAGGAAACAATTAACATAGGATTGGGAGTAAAATGTCATTTTCAAACAGATAATGGAACTTTTCAGTGCGtataattatcttataattattaaaaaaaattttttaatatttttctgaattaaattaatatttctgaattatactaatatatataattagtagtCTAATAACGCTTtcgttcaaaattattaattttttttcagggaTCTCTCGACTCTGAAAAGAACGGAAGATGCAATTATGTCCAACATAGCGCAAACGTATGTTATACGATTTGGTTTTGGACTTTCTACAGCCAAATttaactataataaatataaggtAAAGTTTCGCAATAGTATATaagttaacaattaaaaaatattatatagtgatgttaaattatatttaataaatatgtatttagttttatattttaatatttatcttaatatacAGCTTAAAGTTGGCTTTGTAACGGTTAGCGGCAAGCTATTGGGAAGCATTGAAAGATTATCAGTAGCAGCAAAACTAGTGATCGACTATGATAAAACGTGCGACGTGAATTTGAAGTACATCAAAGTGACAGAATTTGGTAAAATCGATTTGAAAATGACTGGCTTAGGTTTACTCAATACTTTTACATCCAACATATTAACTTGGTTGACGACAATGtggaaaaacaaaattattaaagtcaTTGAATATAATGTGAGAGATATTGTCGAGGAACAACTacgcaaatatatttgtgaaaGTAACAAAAATGAGAGAGAAGTTATACctctcttttaaaatatttctttcaatgagaatcattataattaagataatgcTTCAATACGTATGTGATATGTATAGTTTAAGAATTAAGATAAGAAATTAAGAATCAAGATAATGCTTCAATAAGTATGTGATATGTATggtttaagaaaaatttttggaaagtgTAGAAGCTTAAACTTGATCTGTACTTCTATTTATATACGAATACAGATTATTATTGTGTCAAGAATTTTTGacaatcataaaaaatatcaaataataaaacaaattttttctgaTTGTGAAAGCTTTTAtgagaaaagtattttttcaaacatgttagtaatattaaataaaacttatttctaCTTAAACTAAACTTAAACAGgttgtgtattattttttgtatcaataaTTACTTCTGCTGGTTCGGGAGTGACAGTTTCAGAAAGATTAGCGTTTTGTGAATCGCTATCTGTATCTTCTTGATgggaagaaatattttcatcttgTAATGAAATTTCTTTTGCTGTAATATCACTATTGAGATTAATTGTTGTAGAAGTATCTTGTGTTATGTTATAATCAAggttactattattattactattatcaGCACTAATATTTGTATTCACTACACGCTTCAGAGCCAGGTATTCCTCTACTGATCCTGTCGgagttttcttaaatgtagTAGTTGAATCAGTTGCTGACGATTGTGAAGATGTATTCAAGTTTGGTGACTTACTCAGCTTAGATAATCTTTGACGTTCTCTCAAACGTTTTCGAATCTCGGACTGTATTTTCGACTCTTTTATAACATTCTGGACATCATCAGTTTGATAATATCGTGACGCCCAGGTTTCTGTTGAATCCGACTTGGACTGAATGGTCTGAGGTAcagattctttattttcttcttgagaaatgataattttatcttgacTTTTGTCTTCATCACAATTTTCTATTCCCATAACAACGTCACAATAATCATCTAAGTCGATTATCTCGTCTAAGTCCGTGGATCTCTCTTCTTCGTTTCTATCTTCTTTTGTTGTTttgttttctgttttattctCTTCTTCTGTTATATTTTCAGAAGAGCTTATTCTTGattgttcattaatattttcattctttaCATTACTCATTTGTTCTGTAGTTTCAGTATTAATCTGTTTCAGAATGTCTTCGTTGCTAGAGGAAATAAGTTGTGATTTTGAATGTGATTTTTTCCTCGATTTTTTCCGCCTTTCCGCAACATGATCTGCAGAAATTGATATTGATAACATATTGTTCTTTATATCTACATTTCTTTCAGGCATTATTGTTCGTGCTTCGCTTCTGGTAATTGAGTCTGTTTTAGTTACAGTATGTGTATTATTATGTGTTCCTACTACTTCTTGAAgtcttctttcttcctttgAATCTTGTAAACTTATTCTGCTAGGATTTTTTACGATTTCATTGGAATTACCTGTAGATTTTCCAGTTTCTGCAGCACGTTCATTTTCTAGCTTTTGATTTACTCGTGATccagcctcctcctcctcgctAGATAATAATTCGACAACTGGAGTAGGTTGAACTACTAAAACAACATCTTCATCTTCGCCTTTATTAACTTGTTGAGCACTGATAATTCTTTCTAATTGCTTGCGACAATTCTCTTTCGCTTTGGCATCATCTTGAAGCGTTTGAATATTATTCTCCATTGTTTGACTATTATTTGTTTGTGGCAGATTGGTAGAtggaattatattttcctcttttcgTATCAAAGCTCTTATCGCACGCGCTCGCATTTCCAGCTCCAATAAATCTAACAAGCTGTCaccctcttttcttttttctttatcctcctcctttttaattttaacatctttatcactattttcattcttaatattacattttactttGACATCAGACTTAGCCAAATCATCTTTCTTGTTAACTTGTGCTTTTCCTTTAACTTTTGTTTTATCTCTTTTCAATTTTCCTTTTCCACCATTTTCCTTTTTACTTATATCGTCATCTGTTAACCATTCCTCAGTATCCGAAATGATTTCCAAAGAAGGTCCTATTGGgagaaaaacataattaataatagataattctataaaaattaacttacatattaatattcaataatcaaTATTCATATACCTGAGTCATTTGATTCACTTGTGTCTGAAGAATCTAACATAGGTTTACCATTTAATATAGCTAATATTCGAGCTTTAGACATACCGCTTAATTCGCTCACACACCATTCTTCTAGTTCATTTAAATCCATTTGCTATCCAAacaataagtaat
The nucleotide sequence above comes from Linepithema humile isolate Giens D197 chromosome 4, Lhum_UNIL_v1.0, whole genome shotgun sequence. Encoded proteins:
- the LOC105670883 gene encoding myb-like protein X is translated as MSKTKNNNRNSEEHSSSSSSSSLSSDEEEIDARDLKPIKDYLSNRKELARQLFKSVKPEKIRMMLPQILKQMDLNELEEWCVSELSGMSKARILAILNGKPMLDSSDTSESNDSGPSLEIISDTEEWLTDDDISKKENGGKGKLKRDKTKVKGKAQVNKKDDLAKSDVKVKCNIKNENSDKDVKIKKEEDKEKRKEGDSLLDLLELEMRARAIRALIRKEENIIPSTNLPQTNNSQTMENNIQTLQDDAKAKENCRKQLERIISAQQVNKGEDEDVVLVVQPTPVVELLSSEEEEAGSRVNQKLENERAAETGKSTGNSNEIVKNPSRISLQDSKEERRLQEVVGTHNNTHTVTKTDSITRSEARTIMPERNVDIKNNMLSISISADHVAERRKKSRKKSHSKSQLISSSNEDILKQINTETTEQMSNVKNENINEQSRISSSENITEEENKTENKTTKEDRNEEERSTDLDEIIDLDDYCDVVMGIENCDEDKSQDKIIISQEENKESVPQTIQSKSDSTETWASRYYQTDDVQNVIKESKIQSEIRKRLRERQRLSKLSKSPNLNTSSQSSATDSTTTFKKTPTGSVEEYLALKRVVNTNISADNSNNNSNLDYNITQDTSTTINLNSDITAKEISLQDENISSHQEDTDSDSQNANLSETVTPEPAEVIIDTKNNTQPV